Genomic window (Chromatiales bacterium):
CTGGCGCTGTCGAAGGGCGCGAAGCTGGCCGGCTGCTGGATGAACACGGGCGAAGGCGGGCTGTCGCCGTATCATCTGGAAGGCGGCGCGGATGTCGTCTTCCAGATCGGCACCGCGAAGAACGGCGTTCGTGATCTCGACGGCAATCTGTCAACCGAAAAGCTGCACGAGATCGCAACGCACGAGACGGTGCGCATGTTCGAGATCAAGATCAGCCAGGGCGCGAAACCCGGCAAGGGCGGCATCCTGCCCGGCGCCAAGGTCACCGAGGAGATCGCGCGCATCCGCAACATCCGTGTCGGCGAGGATGCCATCAGTCCGAATCGCCACCCCGATGTCGACAACAACGGTGAACTGCTCGACCTGATCGGCCGCGTGCGCAGCGCGACCGGCAAACCCACCGGCATCAAGGTCGTGCTCGGTGGAAGCGAGTGGCTCGATGAACTGTTTGCCGAAATCAACGCACGCGGCATCGAATCGGCACCTGATTTCATCACCGTGGACGGTGCCGATGGCGGCACCGGCGCGGCCCCACTGCCGTTGATCGATGACATGGGTCTGCCGCTGCGCGAGGCATTGCCGACACTGATCGACAAGCTCATCGAACACGGGTTGCGCGAGCGCGTGCGCGTGATCTGTTCCGGCAAGCTCGTCACGCCGGCCGATGTCGCCTGGGCGCTGTGCATGGGTGCCGACTTCGTCACTTCGGCGCGCGGCTTCATGTTTGCGCTCGGCTGCATTCAGGCCCTGCAATGCAACAAGAATACCTGCCCGACTGGCATCACGACGCATAACGTGAAGCTCCAGCGCGGACTGGATCCGGCTGACAAGGCCGTGCGCGTTGCGCATTATCACAAGAACATGACCTACGAGGTCGGGATCATCGCGCACTCCTGCGGCGTGCCGGAACCGCGCCTGCTCAAGCGCAAGCACTGCCGCGTCGTGTCGAACAACGGGCTGTCCATTCCACTGGACCAGCTGCATCCGACACCGGCCGTCCGATCGTCGGCATCGGCCCGGCCGTAGGATCGAATCATGGCCGAAGTTGTTCTATCGCTGATGTTGATGCTGCTGCTGGCGCTTCTGGCCCGACCGCTGGCCGAACGCATGCGCCTGCCGTTCAGCGCCGTGTTGGTCGTGATCGGGTTCATCGGATCCGAACTGATGATCCATTTCGGCGGCGATACCGGTGTGCGCGCCGAGCTGTTCCACGATCTGGTGTTCTTCGTGTTTCTGCCGATCCTGATATTCGAGTCGGCGTTCGTCATCGACGCGGAAATGTTGTGGAAGAACCTCGCCGCCACGCTGATCCTGGCGATTCCGATCCTGCTGTTCTCGACCTTTGTCACCGGCGCGCTGATCTACTGGGGCATTGCCCATCCCGATGGATTCCCGTGGATCGCGGCACTGCTCGCCGGTGCGCTGCTGTCGGCGACCGACCCCGTCGCGGTCGTCGCACTGGCGCGCCGCTCCGGCGCGCCGAAACGGCTCGTCACCCTGCTCGAAGGGGAAAGCCTGTTCAACGATGCGACCGCGATCGTCGTGTTCGGCATCTTTCTGTCGATCGCATCAATGCCGGAACAGCCGGTCAGCTTTGGCACCGCCGCCATGGAGTTCAGCATCGTGTTCTTCGGCGGCACGATCATCGGAATCCTCGTGGCGCTGCTCACGGTGCTGCTGCTGCGGGCGTTTGAAGACCCGACCACCCAGGGCATCATCTCGGTCATTTCTGCCTACTGCGCGTTCATTGCGGCCGAGCACTACCTGCACGTCTCCGGCGTCATGGCGGTGCTGGCGCTGGGACTGGTCGTGGGCCGACTGATTCGTGCCGACTATGAAAAAGGCGGTTTTGTCGAACGTCTCTGGGAGCTGGCCGGTTTCGTCGCGAATTCGCTGGTTTTTCTGCTCATGGGCGTCACCATCACGCTGGCGATGTTCGAACAGCGCTGGCTCGCGATTCTGATCGGCATCGCCGGGGTGCTGGTGGCGCGGGCGGCCGGGATGTTCGCGCTGATTCCGCTCGCCAACCGCTTCACGCCACAGGCGCCGATCGACTGGCGCTACCAAGCCGTGCTGTTCTGGGGCGGGCTGCGCGGCGCCGTGACGCTGGCGCTGGCGCTTTCGATCCCGGTGTCGCTCGATTACTGGTGGACGATCCAGTCGATCGCCTTTGGCGTGGTCGTGTTCACGCTGTTCGTGCAGGCGCCGACGATGCCGTGGCTGTTGCGGCGTCTGGCACTGCGCGATTCCGATCGTTCTTAGCCTCGACGACGGCGGGCGGCTCGAACGGTGCCGGACGACCGATTGCGAACCCCTGGGCAAAATCGATGCGCAGTTCCGCGAGTGTGCCGAGC
Coding sequences:
- a CDS encoding FMN-binding glutamate synthase family protein → MHEFLFKSIEIMVALFIFAIGLGVLALIVVYILDITQTKQAIRRNFPIIGHFRYFFEHLGEFFRQYFFAMDREELPFNRAQRSWVYRAAKDIDNTVAFGSTRDLRPIGTVMFVNTPFPTLGEDAVPPHEITIGPQCEKPYTTNSLFNISGMSYGAISKPAVLALSKGAKLAGCWMNTGEGGLSPYHLEGGADVVFQIGTAKNGVRDLDGNLSTEKLHEIATHETVRMFEIKISQGAKPGKGGILPGAKVTEEIARIRNIRVGEDAISPNRHPDVDNNGELLDLIGRVRSATGKPTGIKVVLGGSEWLDELFAEINARGIESAPDFITVDGADGGTGAAPLPLIDDMGLPLREALPTLIDKLIEHGLRERVRVICSGKLVTPADVAWALCMGADFVTSARGFMFALGCIQALQCNKNTCPTGITTHNVKLQRGLDPADKAVRVAHYHKNMTYEVGIIAHSCGVPEPRLLKRKHCRVVSNNGLSIPLDQLHPTPAVRSSASARP
- a CDS encoding sodium:proton antiporter, whose translation is MAEVVLSLMLMLLLALLARPLAERMRLPFSAVLVVIGFIGSELMIHFGGDTGVRAELFHDLVFFVFLPILIFESAFVIDAEMLWKNLAATLILAIPILLFSTFVTGALIYWGIAHPDGFPWIAALLAGALLSATDPVAVVALARRSGAPKRLVTLLEGESLFNDATAIVVFGIFLSIASMPEQPVSFGTAAMEFSIVFFGGTIIGILVALLTVLLLRAFEDPTTQGIISVISAYCAFIAAEHYLHVSGVMAVLALGLVVGRLIRADYEKGGFVERLWELAGFVANSLVFLLMGVTITLAMFEQRWLAILIGIAGVLVARAAGMFALIPLANRFTPQAPIDWRYQAVLFWGGLRGAVTLALALSIPVSLDYWWTIQSIAFGVVVFTLFVQAPTMPWLLRRLALRDSDRS